The following DNA comes from Synergistaceae bacterium.
AAGCCTTCAATATCGGATTTAATGAAATCGACTCGGGGTAAATTATTCTCGTGAACAAAATCATCGAGTCTGACTGTTTCAACACTTGAGGAGTCTTTTATTTGCGAGTCAGAATTATTTATAAATTTTCCGCTCGAAGTATCTTCAGTGTTAATAAATATTGCGTTAGTATTCTCATTTGATAGACCTTTTTTGACGGGAATAATATTTTTATTGAGTCTTGCTGTCTGCTCTAAATAATGAAATATTTTATCAGAAGGCTCAAATGCATATGTAGTCGCTCCCCTCACTGAAGAATAAGCCGCAAAATCTCCTATCCAGCTGCCAGCATCGATTACAATATCGCCGGGCTCAACTGTAACATTTACTTGTGAATTAATAAGCCCGTAAAGTCCTTCAGTCAAAAATTTATCGCACTTGTTAAATGTCGCCTCATCGTATTTATCATCACA
Coding sequences within:
- a CDS encoding FkbM family methyltransferase: MNINSLKIRLRRLRHGIYTPKEFILFMADSICEKFLHKPSRLYVNEHVKRLLHPDNESYNIKNVRLPLLDSDNERFLVSGVFDDTFYSYIFCDDKYDEATFNKCDKFLTEGLYGLINSQVNVTVEPGDIVIDAGSWIGDFAAYSSVRGATTYAFEPSDKIFHYLEQTARLNKNIIPVKKGLSNENTNAIFINTEDTSSGKFINNSDSQIKDSSSVETVRLDDFVHENNLPRVDFIKSDIEGFERHMLAGAQGVLREFAPKLALCTYHLPDDPEIMADLIKQANPKYNIVQKRMKLFASVPE